From a region of the Lactuca sativa cultivar Salinas chromosome 4, Lsat_Salinas_v11, whole genome shotgun sequence genome:
- the LOC111893457 gene encoding structural maintenance of chromosomes protein 1, whose translation MPAMASQGKIDRIELENFKSYKGHQVIGPFFDFTAIIGPNGSGKSNLMDAISFVLGVRTSQLRGGQLKDLIYAFDDREKEQGGRRASVKLVYRLENGTELLFTRIITGAGGSEYMIDDRVVNWDDYNARLKSLGILVKARNFLVFQGDVESIASKTPRELTVLLEQICGSDEDKRLYEDLEEKKGAAEEKSTLAYQKKRTIVMERKQKKEHKEEAQKHMRLQQELVCHPREHLLWQLFNIENDIEKANQEIQAESSRLEEVENELGGYENESCKKEKEQAKYRKEIDKQEKKLAEKKNKIDKYQQELLKPKEEKFRLIAKLENTEKELEKRKEEKKKHMVEIQKLQNDLEDLTNQLNNLQTKAQSEKGKQRLHLTDHQWEAYNRIKEEAGMKTIRLRDEKDVQDREQHADVEAEKNLEENLQQLESRKQELESQQKQMQSRLKKIQEAIDEHNEDLKRLKKEQNNITKKLGDSKVKYEKLRGDISDLENKLRELKADKNSNERDTKLSETVEALMRLYPGVHGRMTDLFKSTQDKYNLAVTAAMGRFIDAVVVDNEDTGKECIKYLNDQRLPRMTFIPLNSIRVEPIIEKLRALGGTARLIIDVILNDQVLNKAIMFAVGNTLVCDDLDEAKHLSWTGERFRVVTIDGILLTKAGTMTVGTSREMNARSQKKKIQDLKKEKEGFEAELQEVGSIREMQLKESEASVKINGVQKKIQYAEIEKEYTKEKRSKLISEYNNIKSKIGDIEPRLLEIRNKISSRQHKILSLEKRINEIVDKIYKRFSESVGVENIHEYEKSHHELADERLRLHNQQSKIKYQLEYEKKRDMGDRIAKLTLSKNEFKKGLLEVDEREKEVKSSIEKVTKEFATLKEEIKEWKSQSEVCEKEMKQWKIKISISTTNITKLQNRIDAKETLITQLNSKKQDILDKCELDQITLPTVADPMEVYDFSQLGGSHQHNTTPAEREKVEAEFKQKIGSIISEIDQTTPNLKALDQYTALQEKEKTAIKEFELARDEAKKIAKEFEAVRTRRLTRFMEALEHISGNIDKIYKQLTKSSRHPLGGSAYLNLENEEEPFLHGIKYSAMPPTKRFRDMEQLSGGEKTVAALALLFSIHSYKPSPFFILDEVDAALDNLNVAKVAGFIRSKSNGLQSIVISLKDTFYHKAEAMVGVYKDFQTGCSRTLTFDLTKFEES comes from the exons ATGCCAGCAATGGCTTCGCAAGGCAAAATTGATCGGATCGAACTCGAGAACTTCAAATCTTACAAAGGTCACCAAGTCATCGGTCCTTTCTTTGATTTCACCGCGATTATTGGTCCCAACGGTTCTGGAAAGTCTAACCTCATGGATGCTATAAGCTTCGTGCTCGGTGTTCGAACCAGTCAACTCAGAGGCGGGCAGTTGAAGGACTTGATTTACGCTTTTGACGACCGGGAAAAGGAGCAAGGAGGTCGTAGGGCTTCTGTTAAGTTGGTTTATCGACTTGAAAACGGTACTGAACTCTTGTTTACTCGTATTATTACTGGTGCCGGGGGAAGTGAGTACATGATCGATGATAGGGTTGTGAATTGGGATGATTATAATGCCAGGTTGAAATCTCTTGGAATTCTCGTGAAGGCCAGGAATTTTCTGGTTTTTCAG GGTGATGTGGAGTCTATCGCATCTAAAACTCCTAGAGAACTTACGGTGCTTCTTGAGCAAATATGTGGGTCTGATGAAGATAAGAGATTGTATGAAGATCTAGAAGAAAAGAAAGGTGCAGCTGAGGAAAAGTCTACACTTGCTTATCAGAAGAAAAGGACAATTGTCATGGAGAGAAAGCAGAAGAAGGAGCACAAGGAAGAGGCCCAGAAACATATGCGTCTGCAACAAGAGTTGGTATGTCATCCTAGG GAACACTTGTTGTGGCAGTTATTTAACATAGAAAACGATATTGAGAAGGCCAATCAGGAGATTCAAGCTGAAAGTAGTAGACTTGAAGAAGTTGAGAATGAATTGGGTGGTTATGAGAATGAATCATGCAAAAAAGAAAAGGAACAAGCTAAATATAGAAAAGAAATTGATAAACAAGAAAAGAAGCTTGCAGAgaagaaaaataaaattgataaataT CAACAGGAGCTTCTGAAGCCAAAGGAGGAGAAGTTTCGGTTGATTGCAAAACTTGAAAACACTGAGAAAGAGCTTGAGAAaaggaaagaagagaagaagaaacaCATGGTTGAAATACAGAAGCTTCAGAATGACTTGGAGGACCTTACAAACCAACTCAATAACTTACAAACAAAAGCTCAATCTGAAAAAGGGAAGCAGCGACTTCACTTAACTGATCATCAGTGGGAGGCCTATAATCGCAT CAAAGAGGAAGCTGGTATGAAGACTATCAGGTTAAGGGACGAAAAAGATGTCCAAGATAGGGAACAACATGCTGACGTGGAAGCTGAAAAGAATCTGGAAGAGAATCTTCAACAGTTAGAGAGTAGGAAACAAGAGCTTGAGTCACAACAGAAACAAATGCAAAGTAGACTAAAGAAGATTCAAGAAGCCATTGACGAACATAATGAAGACCTCAAACGACTCAAAAAGGAACAAAATAACATCACCAAGAAGCTTGGAGATTCCAAAGTAAAATATGAGAAGTTGAGGGGTGATATAAGTGATTTGGAGAATAAATTACGTGAGTTGAAGGCTGATAAAAATTCAAATGAAAGGGATACAAAGTTGTCAGAAACAGTTGAGGCTCTCATGCGTTTATATCCTGGTGTTCATGGTCGTATGACTGACCTTTTCAAGTCAACACAGGATAAATATAACCTTGCTGTTACTGCTGCTATGGGCAGATTTATAGATGCTGTAGTTGTTGATAATGAGGATACAGGAAAAGAATGCATCAag TATTTGAATGACCAAAGGCTTCCTCGAATGACTTTTATACCTCTTAACTCAATCCGAGTTGAGCCAATTATTGAGAAGCTGCGTGCCTTAGGTGGAACTGCAAGGCTTATCATTGATGTGATCCT AAATGATCAAGTACTGAATAAGGCCATCATGTTTGCTGTGGGGAATACTTTAGTCTGTGATGATCTTGATGAAGCTAAGCATCTGAGTTGGACAGGAGAGAGATTTAGAG TTGTAACCATTGATGGAATTTTATTAACAAAGGCTGGCACCATGACTGTTGGCACAAGTCGTGAAATGAATGCAAGGTCacaaaaaaagaaaatacaaG AtcttaaaaaagaaaaagaagggttTGAAGCTGAGTTGCAAGAGGTGGGGTCCATAAGAGAAATGCAGTTAAAGGAGTCTGAAGCATCTGTGAAGATCAATGGAGTTCAAAAGAAAATTCAGTATGCAGAGATTGAGAAG GAATATACAAAGGAAAAACGATCAAAGTTGATATCGGAATACAATAATATAAAAAGTAAAATTGGTGATATCGAACCTCGTCTTCTTGAG ATAAGAAATAAGATTTCCTCAAGACAACACAAGATTTTATCACTCGAGAAGAGAATCAATGAGATTGTTGACAAAATTTACAAAAGATTCAGCGAGTCTGTTGGGGTGGAAAATATCCACGAGTATGAAAAAAGCCACCATGAACTGGCTGATGAAAGGCTTCGTTTGCATAATCAGCAGTCCAAAATCAAATACCA GCTGGAGTATGAGAAAAAGCGAGACATGGGAGATCGAATTGCAAAGCTGACATTATCAAAGAATGAATTCAAAAAAGGTTTGCTTGAGGTtgatgagagagagaaagaagttaaaTCGAGTATAGAGAAAGTGACCAAAGAGTTTGCTACATTAAAGGAAGAAATAAAGG AGTGGAAGTCACAATCAGAGGTGTGTGAGAAGGAGATGAAACAATGGAAAATTAAGATCTCTATTTCTACAACCAATATAACAAAACTTCAAAACAGGATAGATGCCAAGGAGACTCTAATCACGCAATTAAACTCCAAGAAACAGGATATTTTGGACAAGTGTGAGTTAGACCAAATCACCCTTCCAACTGTGGCTGATCCCATGGAAGTGTATGATTTCAGTCAACTCGGTGGGTCACATCAGCATAACACGACACCTGCTGAAAGGGAGAAGGTGGAAGCAGAGTTTAAACAGAAAATTGGAAGCATAATATCAGAAATTGACCAAACGACCCCTAACTTGAAAGCCCTAGATCAATACACCGCATTGCAGGAGAAAGAGAAAACAGCCATCAAAGAGTTTGAATTGGCCAGAGATGAAGCGAAAAAGATAGCCAAGGAGTTTGAAGCTGTGAGGACCAGAAG GCTTACTCGTTTTATGGAAGCGTTGGAGCATATATCTGGTAACATCGACAAAATCTATAAGCAATTGACAAAGAGCAGCAGACATCCGTTAGGTGGCAGTGCATATTTAAACTTGGAAAACGAGGAAGAACCATTTTTGCATGGAATAAAGTACAGTGCTATGCCACCTACAAAACGTTTCCGTGACATGGAGCAACTATCAGGTGGGGAAAAGACGGTTGCAGCCCTTGCTTTACTTTTCTCCATCCACAG TTACAAGCCATCGCCATTCTTTATACTGGATGAGGTGGATGCAGCACTTGACAATTTGAATGTTGCTAAGGTTGCTGGATTCATTAGATCAAAATCGAATGGCTTACAGAGTATTGTGATCTCACTCAAGGATACCTTTTATCACAAGGCTGAAGCCATGGTTGGGGTTTACAAGGATTTTCAAACAGG CTGCTCAAGAACTTTGACATTCGACCTCACAAAATTCGAGGAGTCATGA